ttaagtaCTAACTATATTCTGTAAGCTGTtcatatttaagtactttttaaatatttagaattaattattcAGTCTTCTTGCTTTACGAGTTACTCAAAGCCTAATCTTATTTCATCGATAaaatgctataataataataataatatcagccctatattatatacttgcccactgctgagcacgggcctcctctactactgagaggaattaggccttagtccaccacgctggcctagtgcggattggtggacttcacacaccttcgaaattcttatagagaacttatcagatgtgcagttttcctcacgatgttttccttcaccgttaaagcgaacgataaattcacaaagaatacacacatgattttttagaaaagtcagaggtgtgtgcccttgggatttgaacctgcggacattcgtcttggcagtccgttccacacccaactaggctatcgcgccAACGATAAAATGCTAAGTAATTGTTAATACAAAATTGTActcatttgttaaaaataaccctataaaCTGGGAGGtaaataaaaatcgataaaGCCGGTAACACCGATGGTTCTGCTCGCGTCTAAATTTAACTGCAGTTCGAGTGGCACTAATTGTGCTTATGTTCAAGTATTCTTTGTATAAACATCGCTCCCAACTGCCGTTTGTAATGTTTGAGCTTTCGTTTTCTTTGGAATTTCATTTTCTTTCCCATTTGTGTGGGTTTATGTTTCATAGGAATTATTGGCTTTGTTTGTAGTATTTATAGGGCGAGTCATGTTTACATTGCCGTTTTCAGTTTAATGGTGTGTTATGTGAAGGTTGTATTGAGTTTCTATAAACTAAGTACGTTTTTGCATACTGGTTCCATTTGATCTACTAAACGTCGTCCATTTTTTTAGTATCTTCGAGGATAGTATTCAATACAAACTTATAATGTCTTTAGTATTGACGTCGGTTTATGATTCAATTTCTACTTCTAGCCATTTTATTAAAGCAAATTAATTCGTAGGCTTTAGTATTTTAGAGactataatattcattttcctCTGACACCGTTACGGCGGTTTTAAGCGACCGCTCGCGACCGTCGAGGACGAGTCCGCATTTATATCTTTGATGTACAGGATATGCATAATTCGATAATTGCCCGCATACCAGCCACATACAACGATATGATGACAATATGAATGTTggtatttttcatttatctaCTAAACTTAAAGAATTTTGGCTatgtaatagaatattttaggAAACTAATTCTAACGCATTTTTTATGTGTGAGTAAATGGCATTAAagacgataattttttttttctaatatattcaTCCTGCATTTACCAATCACACGTGACCCGGGTATCGTTCTGCATCGTGTAAATATATTCCCGTATAAATTGTACCAGTCACGGTATTGTTATTGTAAACGGTTGCGGCACACGCGTTTAACACTTTGGACTTTGGACTATAACCTTAACAATGCTCTGTGCTCTAATGAAACTTCGGGAATTGTAGAACAGAGACCGCTTTGAAAcgaaaaatatgtattgttagtttcgtaattttttctttttgatttgttttaacaCGCGAACGCGTTGTGCTTTTGTTTTTTGTCGTGTTTAAACTGATGCTTTctttcgttttttaaataatatgctgTAACTAATTCGtaacagtaaaaataaagtattattatgaaGTTAAATACGTCGTATAATTTTTCGCTGTATTGACAATCATAAGAAAATCTACGTAGTTATTTTTGCCATCTGCCAttatcaaacataatataaagtgaTTTTATGCAACAGCGTTCGTCACAAAAGATTTTATACATGCAATATACACATTTGCCTAGGAAAACGAGCCACCGTTCCCGAGATTCGAAACTAGTTTGCTAACAAAAGCTAGGAGGCCTTTAGAATAACAATGCGCAGTTGATATTTATACACGGCTCAAGTTAATTTAACCTTGGACTTTAAATATTCTTCGGAAAAAAGTTTTGTCTACACAAAATGCGTTTTACGGTTCAGGTTTTGTTGTGTGACCTTTGTTGTGAACTACAATGCCTTCGATCAGGAATGCACGAGGCTTGTCCGCTACTTGTTTTGTTTCTAcgggtttttgttttaaaggcGCGTCTGTAGTGTCAAGTGTGCTGCTAGTCTGATGATTGATAGTGATTTTCAGTTGTTTTGTTGATGTTTTTTTGTCCTCTTCACTGACTTGAATGTATACATCTTTGTAATcataacaattatcatttttagcTGTTGTATGTTACTTTgagaaatataaatcaatttggAATCAATGTATTACTATACCATCTTTACGGATCATTAGATGGGAATTGTAAATTGTGCGTAACTTCAAAATTCACCAAGAGTCGTTGCAAGCCAGGATTAATCGGACATCCAAGCGATGCAATGCTCTAACCGAGGTATTTCTTCATCAGGTCACCGATAAATTGGACTGGAATTAAAATGACTATAGATAGAGCCGGCCGTCCGCCAGCGCCGAGACGCGCCTCCTCCACGTACAGGAGTTACGACGAGCTTGGCATCATCGACCGCGGCAAACCGCTGAGGTACAGGCACGGAGGCGTCGAAGATCTCACCGGCATCGAAAGGAGGCCATACGAACCACAAAACATGGACGACATCACAGTCATAAGCTCTGAGGAGATACAACGACCCAAAAAGAAGACCATAGAAGGTCTCGCGAACGGGTTCAGGAGAACCTTCTCGGTGCGCAGTCGCAGGGAAGAGCCCGAAGGCATACCGTTAGATACGTTCAATATAACCTGCGAGGAGAACTTCGCGACGGTCAGAGGTGCACCGTTTGGCCGGCGCAGGTCCTTGTCGAGGGACCGCGGATCATCGCTGCTTGCGAGGAGTTCTTCTGAAGGGGATGTGCGCATGCCGCCTCCCCGCGCGCCACCCGCGGCCCCCGCGCCGCGCCTGCACCGCTGCCTGCGCGCCCTCGGCGGCAGTTGGAAGAACCTTTTGCTATGTGAGTCTCGGATGGTCTTCTCAGCTTTATTAATTTGCGGTGTTCAGTTACTAATTAGACGCACCTAAAACGTGTAAATAACTCTTAACCTTTAGAAACCGGACCGTTCTTCTCATTATGCTGTTATTCAAAACGGTCAACCGTTCACGGCTCACGCCCCGAGTTAATTATTGGTGCGACGGGTACAAATGACCACGGCCGACGTACTTACACTGGATCTATGATTAACCGCAGCTTAACCGAATTAAATGCTttcttttatgtaaattaaccGATTGTTTGTAGTGTTCACGAGAGAGGCAATTAATATGAGATTAGAGCGTGTGTATATATTTTAGGGTTAAGTGATACCGACGTATGGTAACGTATGATGTAATAGCGAATAATCGTTATTAATTGACGACGTATAATATACTGCGGCTTAAGTGTTCGGAGATTAATTTGACGTTACGCCGATTACactttatacatattgtatttaaCAGGATTAACTGTGAAATTACGGGATACATGCGGTGCCAAGTATTTGATGTAGAATTATTGGACTATACTGTAGGCTTCTCTTATGTTCAATTTGAAACCGCATTACCAATAAATAGAGACTGTAATTGTTCAATTAGCGTATTGTAAACTCAActgaagtaattataaaattcatacaGATCGATACAGGCTTCTGACACGTTTAATTTAAAACCATGTCACCAACAAATAAAGACTTTAATTGTTGCTATTAGAGCATTGTAAACTcaactgaaatatttattaaattcatacaGATCGATACAGGCTTCTACGACGATTAATTTACAACCATATCACCAACGAATATGGACTATAATTGTTCAATTAGCTTATTGTAAACTCAatcgaaataattataaaattcatacaGATCGATATAGCATTTGCGATTGTTTGTGCCCTATAGCAATTTAACTTGACCGGCCCGAGTTATTTACCGGTGACGTAGTTATTGTTCTCAAAGTGTATTGACAAGAGGTGTACAGTGCGACCGATTTCAGAAACTATACCGGCAAAGTTAAATTGTTTGTATTGTACGCCGTTCTGTTATAGACTTTGCGCTCTTCGTGTTTTTGTCGTGTAATGATGCTATAAGTGCGGTAAGtagataatgttaatttatggTAAAGGTCTGCGTGGGAGATcgtttattgcaaaattttaaaattctattgcAGTTTCTTTacgcaattaattaattttattgctaaaGATGCTTTAGTGTTAGGCGTTAAGATATCTTATAGCAATAGTGTAAATTATAcaattcgataaaaaaattgacattattGATATGGTTGAATGATaggtatacctagtcttgccataaatattgtaataaagaaaaaagaaaattgttaactgcaaataacatttattacttttacagtgtgtcagtttaatacataaatataaaacaattaaaaatataaaaagcttattcgaagtggtctccattggctgcaatacagtcctttaaacgatgaggccagttatcaatagaagcacgcactctttccatgggaaaattcttcactgccaatcgtatagattgttttagggactccaaattatcatggcgtttagagcaagctgtactctctaaaactgaccacaaatcataatccagcggattaagatcgggactagacgacggccagtcttcagctctgatgaagtccgaaacgttcgattccaaccaagactgcgtggaccgagctttatgacccggcgccgagtcttgctggaaggaccatacttggttattgaacatggtgatgttaaggggcttaactaccttctcaagaatggtatcttgatacacttgtgccgatgttttgataccttttcacaaaaatatggctcagtcactccttcatagctaacaccccaccaaaccatcactgaagtcggataatgtccacgttgcactctgtcgactaattgggaagcttccttagagctttgagcataaatacggtcattttgtttgttaaaatgttgctcaattgtaaaaattttctcatccgtaaacaaaatttttctgtgacctccctttgcgtaccgcttcagtagttgtttcgattttaccaccctattcttctttaaattatcagttaagaaatggccagtgcgtctcttataggctgcaagtcctaagtcatcttttaaaatacgcgacatggttctaggtgctatcttcatttcccgagataaaatcttttgctttcggacaggatttcttcgaattctttccct
This genomic window from Manduca sexta isolate Smith_Timp_Sample1 chromosome 12, JHU_Msex_v1.0, whole genome shotgun sequence contains:
- the LOC119189130 gene encoding uncharacterized protein LOC119189130 → MTIDRAGRPPAPRRASSTYRSYDELGIIDRGKPLRYRHGGVEDLTGIERRPYEPQNMDDITVISSEEIQRPKKKTIEGLANGFRRTFSVRSRREEPEGIPLDTFNITCEENFATVRGAPFGRRRSLSRDRGSSLLARSSSEGDVRMPPPRAPPAAPAPRLHRCLRALGGSWKNLLLCESRMVFSALLICGVQLLIRRT